Proteins from a genomic interval of Nostoc sp. TCL240-02:
- a CDS encoding pentapeptide repeat-containing protein: MHNLFFKRGCTQRLNANVCRVLSLGSSALSFSTRGFVNAFLCVFLILLLFPLPSFAAQTQPERTPLTLELLQERLRTPTLREGNFTVDLQKMVIDLRPENASFRDAFYQMLRKELGTKPLGLDLSYALILGDFVGSDLGLRTSLYAQAIAPIFTATEKEELERLRFICLESLANSKDCRSLLGREPTPSSEIAVFRGVLKLVQTRFNGEMKFSNTFFLQSVDAQGATFLQSTNWAETRFGRPVSFSGTKFKQPSNFQGSIFFEKANFKQTQFQEFADFQGSIFEKIANFNQATFKQLAKFSSVQWQENADFSDVHFANQAQFTKANFNQFLLLADATFEQAVIFREVEFNQSVNLQGASILNQADFSDARFSTEACLSVPGLTFNSNQAKILGNPGQIGKMFCIPTLQGNQNILRNLGQNFRQQQQVADANELEYTKQQLRLIEMSRRLTATNINSASVASLIKLGFSPTQAAAIAQRRLVKSFRNSSELLTLADIDLEKYTQLSSRLIVGELLSIGGWLLQAWSWLGLSVLLLLSGYGTNFWLVFGVGGVAIAYFGLLFWLVDRYRRLHPVPIIPTSYETIAILVSFSVLEFLSLLAIFRNAQQPWLTLGCLFIILVPVPLVLLLRLYQQGRYHDLMNVSYFTEDGTFRQLRLLIGRLPVIPRNQTFRERYMPLLSDRRWNWLNYYDFSLNNLVKLGFNDIRLRDEHLPGIISALAWYEWSLGVIYITLVLWTLSRTIPGLNLLIYLK, encoded by the coding sequence TTGCATAATTTATTTTTTAAACGCGGATGCACGCAGAGGTTAAACGCAAATGTATGCAGAGTGCTTTCTCTGGGCTCCTCTGCACTTTCCTTCTCTACGAGAGGCTTCGTAAACGCGTTCCTTTGCGTTTTTTTAATTCTTCTCCTCTTCCCCCTACCTAGTTTCGCAGCGCAGACACAACCAGAACGTACACCTTTAACGCTGGAACTATTACAAGAACGTCTACGCACACCAACACTCCGCGAAGGCAATTTTACGGTAGATTTGCAGAAGATGGTGATTGATTTGCGCCCCGAAAACGCTAGCTTCCGTGATGCTTTTTACCAAATGCTGCGAAAAGAGCTAGGTACAAAACCTCTGGGTTTAGACCTCAGCTATGCCCTAATTTTAGGGGATTTTGTGGGCAGCGATTTGGGTTTAAGAACCTCCTTATACGCGCAAGCTATTGCTCCGATTTTCACAGCTACTGAAAAAGAAGAACTAGAGCGTTTGCGCTTTATTTGTCTAGAATCACTAGCCAACTCCAAAGATTGTCGATCGCTTTTGGGAAGAGAGCCAACCCCATCCAGTGAAATTGCCGTCTTTCGTGGTGTCTTGAAACTCGTGCAAACTCGCTTCAATGGCGAAATGAAGTTCTCTAATACATTCTTTCTTCAGTCTGTGGATGCTCAAGGTGCAACTTTTCTCCAATCCACGAATTGGGCTGAAACCCGGTTTGGTCGCCCCGTCAGCTTTAGTGGTACTAAATTTAAGCAACCAAGCAATTTTCAGGGCAGTATTTTTTTTGAAAAAGCTAATTTTAAACAAACCCAATTTCAGGAATTCGCTGATTTTCAGGGGAGTATCTTTGAAAAGATTGCTAACTTCAACCAAGCAACTTTTAAGCAATTGGCTAAATTTAGTAGTGTGCAATGGCAAGAAAATGCTGATTTTTCTGATGTCCACTTTGCCAATCAAGCCCAGTTTACTAAAGCAAATTTTAATCAGTTTCTCCTTTTAGCAGATGCGACTTTTGAACAAGCTGTTATATTTCGAGAAGTAGAGTTTAATCAATCAGTTAATTTACAAGGTGCAAGTATTCTCAACCAAGCAGATTTTAGCGATGCTAGGTTTTCTACAGAAGCTTGTCTAAGCGTACCTGGTTTAACTTTTAACTCTAACCAAGCAAAAATATTAGGTAATCCCGGTCAAATTGGGAAGATGTTCTGCATTCCTACATTGCAAGGTAATCAAAATATCTTGCGGAATTTGGGGCAAAATTTCCGTCAGCAACAACAAGTTGCCGATGCTAATGAACTGGAATACACCAAACAACAGCTGCGATTAATAGAAATGAGCCGCCGTTTGACAGCTACAAATATTAATAGTGCAAGTGTTGCAAGTTTGATTAAACTGGGTTTTTCTCCAACTCAAGCCGCAGCGATCGCCCAGCGTCGTCTAGTCAAATCCTTTCGCAACAGTAGTGAGTTATTGACCTTAGCAGACATCGATTTAGAAAAATATACTCAACTTAGCTCTCGCTTAATTGTTGGCGAACTCCTTTCTATTGGTGGGTGGTTACTGCAAGCTTGGAGTTGGTTGGGATTGAGTGTACTGCTGTTGTTGAGTGGCTATGGGACAAATTTTTGGTTAGTGTTTGGCGTGGGAGGAGTTGCGATCGCCTATTTTGGCTTACTATTTTGGTTAGTGGATCGCTATCGCCGCCTACATCCCGTACCAATTATTCCCACATCCTACGAAACCATTGCGATATTAGTCAGTTTTAGCGTTTTAGAATTCTTGAGCTTACTAGCCATCTTTCGCAATGCTCAACAGCCTTGGCTGACATTGGGGTGTCTTTTCATAATTCTTGTCCCCGTACCGCTAGTATTATTGCTCCGACTTTACCAACAAGGTCGTTATCACGATTTAATGAACGTTTCTTACTTCACCGAAGATGGCACATTTCGCCAGTTACGATTGTTGATTGGGCGTTTACCAGTGATACCAAGAAATCAGACATTTCGTGAACGATATATGCCTCTACTGAGCGATCGCCGTTGGAACTGGCTCAACTACTATGATTTTAGTCTCAACAACTTAGTGAAATTAGGATTTAACGACATTCGCCTGCGAGACGAACACTTACCAGGCATCATCTCTGCACTTGCTTGGTATGAATGGAGTTTAGGTGTAATTTACATTACTCTTGTTTTGTGGACTCTTTCTCGGACAATTCCGGGATTGAATTTGCTAATTTATCTGAAGTAG
- a CDS encoding zinc-dependent alcohol dehydrogenase family protein: MKAVLMTAAGSPEVLQVQEVPNPAVPVENTELLVRLVAAGINPIDTKLRSRGTFYPDRTPTILGCDGAGVVEAVGAGVQRFRPDDEVYFCYGGLGAHQGNYAEYTVVDERFVARKPASISFAEAAAAPLVLITAWEALYERGRLSPGERVFIHAGAGGVGHVAIQLAKLKGATVSTTVGTEEKANFVKELGADHIIFYKQTDFVQAVLDWTGGEGVDLAFDTVGGETFHKTFPAVRVYGDIVTILEPDANTVWKTARLRNLRIGLELMLTPALLGLEDSLQHHAEILEQCATWIDEGKLKIHVSHKFPLQEAAKAHQLIESGSVTGKIVLLISDE; the protein is encoded by the coding sequence GTGAAAGCAGTCTTGATGACAGCAGCTGGCAGTCCTGAAGTTCTGCAAGTACAGGAAGTGCCAAACCCTGCGGTTCCCGTAGAGAATACTGAACTTTTAGTGCGTTTGGTGGCGGCTGGCATTAACCCCATTGACACTAAACTTCGTAGCCGAGGCACTTTCTACCCCGATCGCACGCCGACAATTTTAGGATGTGATGGTGCTGGTGTAGTTGAGGCTGTGGGTGCTGGTGTTCAGCGCTTTCGTCCAGATGATGAAGTATATTTTTGCTATGGCGGCTTGGGCGCACACCAAGGCAATTATGCTGAATATACTGTTGTAGATGAGCGGTTTGTGGCACGTAAACCTGCCTCTATCTCCTTTGCTGAAGCAGCCGCAGCGCCTTTAGTATTAATTACCGCCTGGGAAGCTTTATACGAACGGGGACGATTGTCACCTGGGGAACGGGTTTTCATTCATGCGGGTGCTGGTGGTGTCGGTCATGTAGCAATTCAATTGGCGAAACTCAAAGGTGCTACTGTTTCTACCACAGTGGGAACTGAAGAAAAGGCTAATTTCGTCAAAGAACTCGGTGCTGATCATATAATTTTTTACAAACAAACAGACTTTGTGCAAGCGGTATTAGATTGGACTGGCGGCGAAGGCGTAGACTTGGCTTTTGATACCGTAGGCGGCGAAACCTTTCACAAAACTTTCCCCGCAGTGCGAGTATATGGTGATATTGTGACAATTCTCGAACCAGATGCCAATACTGTTTGGAAAACTGCAAGATTACGCAATCTCCGCATTGGTTTAGAATTAATGCTGACACCAGCGTTGCTCGGATTGGAAGACAGCCTCCAGCACCATGCAGAAATTCTCGAACAATGTGCCACCTGGATCGATGAAGGAAAGTTAAAAATTCATGTTAGTCATAAGTTTCCTTTGCAAGAAGCGGCTAAGGCTCACCAACTAATTGAAAGCGGTTCTGTGACGGGTAAAATTGTTCTACTGATTAGCGACGAATGA
- a CDS encoding right-handed parallel beta-helix repeat-containing protein, which yields MIKTLRSLLFYAALTTIALVAVVTTQLVTTQKTPAIANITPTVIHSFNSSNKSDGSTSDAKSVQNSDGKLYGTRYGGGANDKDLIFRVPPNDSNFNLFNLFREKDGQRTNPKIAATQSTTSVYVYVSPTGSDTGGDGSLGKPLRTLAYAAKRVQPNQNYTIYLNPGVYKETEATVLPPGVNIEGAGESSVTITSNGAIPAPGINTGSTDWSLLHYGSIIQLVSPSYSGSSPRYGAPSEMIEATDGNQALSGFTIDGNSKAIKAGVWVENRNNVTMHNVTFKDFQHSGAVFTRGNMWWFVPLPDGKWMKNTTIYDCKFINSAADGVSGGSTGNLRLGGLDGADIYNITIRENKGYGIKFMHVGHIRNVKIHDCDIQVPEVDSQWSEDASIELWNLSYGNEIYNVTCNTWLSMVNHAVMNDYQPTATHPSNLKMRNVRIKDIDGQSVKESIEVALSGVEISDSYFQDKGFGIAIWGGKAWGGSIENHNINIHNNIFANVARKVQFGFGNSAAVFIPDSASNIQIHNNVFDTLGNSLQLDSADKISIKNNVFLNSQGDDVQGGNNIAFTNNLRRNTNPAKPTWQIRFAVNATNIQGDPRFTGTGDRWNSYYKSASSRSLVVDRGTNVGLPYSGSAPDIGRWEW from the coding sequence ATGATAAAGACTCTACGCTCCCTTCTTTTCTACGCAGCTTTAACTACTATTGCTTTGGTAGCTGTAGTCACAACTCAGTTAGTAACTACCCAAAAAACTCCTGCGATCGCTAACATTACACCTACCGTTATTCATTCGTTTAATAGCAGTAATAAGTCCGATGGTTCCACTTCAGACGCAAAATCTGTACAAAACAGCGATGGTAAGCTTTACGGTACGAGGTACGGGGGAGGCGCAAATGATAAAGACCTGATTTTTAGGGTTCCTCCTAATGATAGTAATTTCAACCTTTTCAATTTGTTTAGGGAGAAGGATGGTCAAAGGACTAATCCTAAAATTGCGGCTACCCAATCTACCACGAGCGTGTACGTCTACGTGTCTCCCACGGGAAGCGACACCGGAGGCGATGGATCGCTAGGCAAGCCATTGAGGACGTTGGCGTATGCAGCAAAACGAGTTCAACCGAATCAAAACTACACGATTTACCTCAACCCAGGTGTCTATAAGGAAACGGAAGCGACGGTACTTCCGCCGGGAGTGAATATCGAGGGAGCAGGTGAATCAAGCGTGACTATCACTAGCAACGGTGCGATTCCTGCTCCAGGAATAAACACAGGTAGCACCGACTGGAGTCTTTTGCATTATGGAAGTATTATTCAGCTTGTCTCGCCTAGTTACTCCGGCTCGAGCCCTAGGTACGGGGCTCCTTCCGAGATGATTGAGGCTACAGACGGCAATCAGGCCTTAAGCGGCTTCACCATAGATGGGAACAGCAAGGCCATCAAAGCCGGTGTCTGGGTGGAAAATCGTAATAACGTGACTATGCATAATGTCACGTTCAAAGATTTCCAGCACAGCGGTGCAGTTTTTACCCGTGGCAATATGTGGTGGTTTGTCCCGCTTCCAGACGGAAAGTGGATGAAGAACACAACGATATATGATTGCAAGTTTATTAACTCCGCAGCGGATGGAGTATCGGGAGGATCTACCGGTAACTTGAGACTTGGAGGGCTGGATGGCGCTGACATCTACAACATTACTATCCGAGAAAATAAAGGATACGGCATCAAGTTCATGCATGTAGGTCATATACGTAACGTGAAGATTCACGATTGCGACATCCAGGTTCCGGAAGTTGATTCCCAGTGGAGCGAGGATGCTTCCATTGAACTTTGGAATTTGAGTTATGGAAACGAAATCTACAACGTTACCTGTAATACGTGGTTATCGATGGTTAATCATGCAGTAATGAATGATTACCAGCCGACAGCTACACACCCAAGCAATCTCAAGATGCGAAACGTAAGAATAAAAGATATTGACGGACAGAGTGTTAAGGAGTCAATTGAGGTTGCCTTGAGTGGAGTTGAGATATCCGACTCCTACTTTCAGGATAAGGGCTTCGGTATTGCGATCTGGGGAGGGAAAGCATGGGGCGGGAGTATAGAAAATCACAACATTAACATCCACAATAATATTTTCGCAAATGTTGCTCGTAAAGTTCAATTTGGTTTCGGGAACAGTGCTGCCGTCTTCATTCCCGATTCAGCTTCCAACATCCAGATTCACAACAACGTGTTCGATACCTTAGGGAATAGCCTACAGCTCGACTCCGCAGACAAAATATCGATCAAAAATAATGTGTTCTTGAACTCTCAAGGAGACGATGTGCAAGGAGGTAACAACATTGCTTTCACTAATAATCTCCGCAGGAATACGAACCCAGCAAAACCAACTTGGCAGATCCGATTCGCGGTTAATGCGACAAACATCCAGGGCGATCCAAGATTTACAGGTACGGGCGATCGTTGGAACTCTTACTACAAGTCGGCTTCGTCACGCAGTCTTGTGGTGGATAGAGGAACTAATGTAGGACTTCCTTACTCTGGTTCGGCACCTGACATCGGTCGATGGGAGTGGTAA
- the arsS gene encoding arsenosugar biosynthesis radical SAM (seleno)protein ArsS (Some members of this family are selenoproteins.) — MQTQSKVTPFKNKLNFPLTKKGIAILQINLGKRCNLACTHCHVEAGPKRTEELSPEVCEQLISLIHKFPEIKIVDLTGGAPEMNYGFKPLVEAARATSKQVIVRSNLTIYFEDGFADLPEYFAQHQIRVVASLPCYLADNVDKMRGSGVFDSSVKALQWLNKLGYGKEKNLILDLVFNPQLPTTEQFSLAPEQTNLEEDYKMFLQEHFNIVFNNLFTIINLPVGRTKIHLERRKLHNNYLQFLESNFNPGTVEHLMCRDQLSIDYLGNVYDCDFNQMMNLPAKTGNSEPLTVSKLLEAGSLDLISEIQTAAYCYGCTAGCGSSCGGALL; from the coding sequence ATGCAAACTCAATCAAAAGTTACACCATTTAAAAATAAACTAAATTTCCCTTTGACAAAAAAGGGGATTGCTATTTTACAAATTAATCTAGGTAAGCGTTGTAACCTTGCCTGTACACACTGTCATGTCGAAGCTGGGCCAAAACGTACAGAAGAACTTTCTCCTGAAGTTTGCGAACAATTGATTTCGCTAATCCATAAATTTCCCGAAATTAAAATTGTGGATTTGACTGGTGGCGCACCAGAAATGAATTATGGATTTAAGCCATTAGTAGAAGCAGCAAGAGCAACCAGCAAGCAAGTGATTGTCCGGTCTAATTTGACTATTTATTTTGAAGATGGATTTGCTGATTTACCAGAATATTTTGCTCAACACCAAATAAGAGTTGTGGCTTCACTACCATGCTATTTAGCAGATAATGTTGATAAAATGCGCGGTTCTGGCGTTTTTGATAGTTCAGTCAAAGCTTTGCAATGGCTTAATAAACTCGGCTATGGCAAAGAGAAAAATTTAATTTTAGACTTGGTATTTAATCCCCAGTTACCGACTACTGAACAATTCTCCTTAGCTCCCGAACAGACTAACCTAGAAGAAGATTACAAAATGTTCTTGCAAGAACATTTTAATATTGTATTTAACAACCTCTTCACCATTATCAACCTACCAGTTGGTAGAACCAAAATACATTTAGAACGGAGAAAACTACACAATAACTATTTGCAGTTTTTAGAGTCAAATTTTAATCCTGGCACAGTTGAACATTTGATGTGCCGCGATCAACTTTCAATTGACTATCTAGGAAATGTATATGATTGTGACTTTAACCAGATGATGAATTTGCCTGCAAAAACTGGTAATTCTGAACCGCTAACAGTTAGCAAATTGCTAGAAGCTGGCAGTCTAGACCTAATTAGTGAGATCCAAACTGCTGCTTATTGCTATGGTTGTACTGCTGGGTGTGGTTCTAGTTGTGGTGGTGCTTTGCTCTAA
- a CDS encoding inorganic phosphate transporter: MNAQFEYFTRCILDFDFFVINRKMLLISLFIATLFLAYSNGANDNFKGVATLFGSRTSSYQTAILWATFTTLGGAATATFLASTLIKNFSGKGLVPDAIANAPEFHLAVAIATGLTVLIATLMGFPISTTHSLTGALVGAGLVAIGLKVNFAVLGTSFVLPLFLSPIVAIPFGAGIYSLSGYINSKWNLPVNQKMIDTCHFLSAGVVSFARGLNDTPKISSLILVIEYFSVQGGMITIAIAMALGGLLNSQKVAVTMSEKITSLNHPQGLSANIVTGILVIAASLFGLPISTTHVSVGSIFGVGLTDKKANMRVFYQILLSWILTLPTAAIISGIIYRLLQG; this comes from the coding sequence ATGAATGCACAATTTGAATATTTTACTCGCTGCATTCTTGATTTTGACTTCTTCGTTATAAACCGCAAAATGCTGTTAATTAGTTTATTCATCGCTACGCTTTTTTTAGCATATTCTAATGGTGCCAATGACAACTTTAAAGGGGTAGCAACGTTGTTTGGTAGCCGAACTAGCAGCTATCAAACAGCAATTTTGTGGGCAACTTTCACAACTTTAGGTGGTGCAGCAACTGCAACTTTTTTGGCAAGTACACTAATTAAAAACTTCTCTGGTAAAGGACTAGTGCCTGATGCGATCGCTAATGCACCAGAATTTCATCTCGCAGTTGCGATCGCAACTGGTCTAACTGTACTGATAGCCACCCTTATGGGGTTTCCCATTTCCACAACTCACAGTTTAACAGGTGCGCTGGTTGGCGCTGGATTAGTTGCGATCGGACTCAAAGTTAATTTTGCCGTTTTGGGAACTTCCTTTGTTTTGCCTTTATTTCTCAGTCCGATCGTGGCTATTCCCTTCGGAGCAGGAATTTACAGCTTATCTGGCTATATCAATTCTAAATGGAACCTACCAGTCAATCAGAAAATGATTGATACTTGCCATTTTCTCAGCGCTGGAGTTGTGAGTTTTGCTAGAGGATTAAATGATACTCCCAAGATTTCCTCACTCATTCTAGTTATTGAGTATTTTTCGGTTCAGGGAGGAATGATCACAATTGCGATCGCAATGGCACTTGGCGGTTTACTCAACTCCCAAAAAGTTGCTGTCACCATGAGTGAAAAAATTACCTCATTGAATCATCCTCAAGGCTTATCAGCAAATATAGTAACTGGAATTCTAGTGATTGCAGCTAGTCTGTTTGGACTTCCTATTTCCACCACTCATGTGTCAGTTGGTTCTATTTTTGGAGTCGGTTTGACTGACAAAAAAGCCAATATGCGTGTTTTTTATCAGATACTATTATCGTGGATTTTAACTTTACCTACTGCTGCAATTATTAGTGGAATAATTTACAGATTATTACAAGGTTAA
- the arsM gene encoding arsenosugar biosynthesis arsenite methyltransferase ArsM, producing MTYLETAAQFYREVAETPQVGLCCVQSTPLQLPGLKIPLVMQEMNYGCGTTVHSTELGNQPTVLYVGVGGGLEALQFAYFSRYAGAVIAVEPVGAMREAAARNLEIAAQENPWFDTSFVEIREGDAFNLPVADASVDIVAQNCLFNIFEPEDLNRALKEAYRVLKAGGRLQMSDPIATSQIPAHLQQDERLRAMCLSGALTYQEYTQRITKAGFGQVEIRARRPYRLLDSQTYNLEEHLLLESLDSVSFKVDIPEDGACIFTGKTAIYAGSEPFFDDSAGHLLQRGIPAAVCDKTAAKLAAIKPAEIIVTNSTWYYSGGGYC from the coding sequence ATGACTTATCTAGAAACAGCAGCGCAATTCTACCGCGAAGTTGCCGAAACCCCGCAAGTTGGACTTTGTTGTGTGCAAAGTACACCCCTGCAATTACCAGGGTTGAAAATTCCTTTGGTTATGCAGGAAATGAACTATGGTTGTGGCACTACCGTTCACTCCACCGAACTAGGAAATCAGCCTACTGTGCTTTATGTCGGCGTTGGTGGCGGCTTAGAAGCATTGCAATTCGCTTATTTTTCCCGCTATGCAGGTGCTGTAATTGCCGTTGAACCGGTTGGGGCCATGCGGGAAGCAGCCGCACGCAATCTGGAAATTGCTGCTCAAGAAAACCCGTGGTTTGACACCAGTTTTGTAGAAATCCGCGAAGGCGATGCTTTTAACTTACCTGTTGCTGATGCTAGCGTCGATATCGTGGCGCAGAATTGCCTTTTCAACATCTTTGAACCAGAAGATTTAAACCGTGCTTTAAAAGAAGCTTATCGGGTATTAAAAGCAGGCGGACGTTTGCAGATGAGCGATCCAATTGCCACTAGTCAAATTCCAGCACATCTTCAACAAGATGAACGACTTAGAGCCATGTGTTTATCAGGCGCACTCACATATCAAGAGTATACTCAACGGATTACAAAAGCTGGCTTTGGTCAAGTTGAAATTCGCGCCCGTCGTCCTTATCGTCTACTAGATTCTCAGACTTATAATTTAGAAGAACACCTACTTTTAGAAAGCCTGGATTCTGTCTCCTTTAAAGTTGATATTCCAGAAGATGGTGCTTGTATTTTCACGGGAAAAACAGCAATTTATGCTGGCTCGGAACCCTTCTTCGATGACTCAGCAGGACATTTACTCCAGCGAGGTATTCCCGCAGCAGTATGTGATAAAACTGCTGCTAAACTTGCGGCTATCAAGCCAGCAGAAATAATTGTTACCAATTCAACCTGGTACTATAGCGGTGGTGGTTACTGTTAA
- a CDS encoding response regulator transcription factor produces MTHILLVEDEVKLARFVELELNYEGYQVSIAYDGLTALTAARELHLDLVIVDWVLPGLSGSEICHHLRNISDKLPIILLTVKDEVSDRIVGLDAGADDYLVKPFSVDELLARVGAHLRRNWQVDSADVLEFEDLSLNRRTRQVYRDQRLIELTAKEFDLLEYLLAHPRQLITCDRILQEVWAYEFMSDANIIELHIRYLRLKLEANNEKCLIQTVSGVGYTLHD; encoded by the coding sequence ATGACGCACATCTTACTGGTTGAAGATGAAGTCAAACTGGCGCGATTTGTCGAATTAGAATTAAATTATGAAGGCTATCAAGTCAGTATTGCCTACGATGGATTAACTGCACTCACCGCAGCGCGTGAGTTACATCTAGATTTGGTAATTGTAGACTGGGTGTTGCCTGGCTTATCGGGGTCAGAAATTTGCCACCATCTGCGAAATATTAGTGATAAATTGCCAATAATATTATTAACCGTTAAAGATGAAGTAAGCGATCGCATTGTAGGCTTAGACGCTGGTGCTGATGATTACCTCGTTAAGCCCTTCAGCGTTGATGAATTATTGGCCAGAGTTGGCGCTCACCTGCGAAGAAATTGGCAAGTAGACAGCGCAGATGTTTTAGAATTTGAAGACTTGAGTTTAAATCGTCGCACGCGCCAAGTGTACCGAGATCAAAGGTTAATTGAGTTAACTGCTAAGGAATTTGATTTACTCGAATATTTACTGGCCCATCCACGACAGCTAATTACCTGCGATCGCATTTTACAAGAAGTCTGGGCTTACGAATTCATGAGCGATGCCAACATCATCGAACTTCACATACGCTACCTGCGTCTGAAACTTGAAGCCAATAACGAAAAGTGTCTCATTCAAACTGTGAGTGGTGTCGGCTACACATTGCATGATTGA
- a CDS encoding Mo-dependent nitrogenase C-terminal domain-containing protein, with translation MTSFIQVRSHNDLLHPVREWLEKIEIHNSKLAHLLCKAIPAQCPFEQDITLFGRKLFHIPPMCKLNPLYEEVVGLRFKALCYLADKCGEDVTSYC, from the coding sequence ATGACAAGCTTTATTCAAGTACGGTCACACAATGATTTACTACACCCAGTGCGTGAGTGGTTGGAAAAGATAGAAATTCATAACTCTAAATTGGCTCATTTATTGTGCAAAGCTATTCCTGCTCAGTGTCCCTTTGAGCAAGATATCACACTGTTTGGTCGGAAGCTATTTCATATACCTCCGATGTGTAAATTAAATCCCCTATACGAGGAAGTAGTTGGTTTGCGTTTCAAAGCGCTCTGTTATCTTGCCGATAAATGTGGTGAAGATGTCACAAGCTATTGCTAA